One window of the Pseudomonas knackmussii B13 genome contains the following:
- a CDS encoding sensor histidine kinase encodes MAKAIPLSGQQGQRILRLYHLYRLSIGLALVLLISSNLDNHILAPRDIELFHIGCWGYLIINILIAVLMPSPRQLLPIFCIALLDIILLCGLFFAAGGVPSGVGNLLVVAVAIANILLRGRIGLLIAAVAAIGMIYLTFYLSLSQPSAVNHYLQVGGLGALCFAAALLLQGLTRRQQLSDSLAEERATTVANLQELNAQILQRMRTGILVLDSQQRILLANQSAHSLLAESELAARRLATYSQDLLDSLQQWSQNPSLRPPSIQAPDSGPTLQPSFIPLRHGEEQHTLVFLEDISQIAQQAQQLKLAALGRLTAGIAHEIRNPLGAISHAAQLLLESEALDAPDRRLTQIIQDQSRRMNLVIENVLQLSRRRQAEPQLLDLKYWLQRFSAELCESLRPDQQIHVQMGDGSIQTRMDPNQLTQVLGNLVQNGLRYSAKQHGKGQVWLNLFRDSESDLPVLEVLDDGPGIAEEQLGKLFEPFFTTESKGTGLGLYISRELCESNQARIDFKNRDEGGGCFRITFAHPLKQS; translated from the coding sequence ATGGCTAAGGCCATCCCGCTCAGCGGCCAGCAGGGGCAGCGCATCCTTCGCCTGTACCACCTGTACCGCCTGAGCATCGGCCTGGCGTTGGTGCTGCTGATTTCCAGCAACCTCGACAACCACATCCTGGCGCCCCGCGACATCGAGCTATTCCACATCGGCTGCTGGGGCTACCTGATCATCAATATCCTGATCGCCGTGCTGATGCCGTCGCCGCGCCAGCTGCTGCCGATCTTCTGCATCGCCCTGCTCGACATCATCCTGCTCTGCGGCCTGTTCTTCGCCGCCGGCGGGGTGCCTAGCGGGGTCGGCAACCTGCTGGTGGTGGCCGTAGCTATCGCCAATATCCTGCTGCGCGGGCGCATCGGCCTGCTGATCGCCGCGGTCGCCGCGATCGGCATGATCTACCTGACCTTCTACCTGAGCCTCAGCCAACCGTCGGCGGTCAACCATTACCTGCAGGTCGGCGGCCTGGGCGCCCTGTGCTTCGCCGCCGCCTTGTTGCTGCAAGGCCTGACGCGCCGCCAGCAGCTCAGCGATTCGCTCGCCGAGGAGCGCGCCACCACCGTGGCCAACCTGCAGGAGCTCAACGCGCAGATCCTCCAGCGCATGCGTACCGGCATCCTGGTACTCGACAGCCAGCAGCGCATCCTGCTGGCCAACCAGAGTGCGCACAGCCTGCTGGCGGAGTCGGAACTCGCCGCGCGACGCCTCGCGACCTACAGCCAGGACCTGCTCGACAGCCTGCAGCAATGGTCGCAGAACCCCTCGCTGCGCCCACCCAGCATCCAGGCCCCGGACAGCGGCCCCACGCTGCAGCCGAGCTTCATTCCGCTGCGCCATGGCGAAGAGCAGCACACCCTGGTCTTCCTCGAAGACATCTCGCAGATCGCCCAGCAGGCACAACAACTCAAGCTTGCGGCGCTCGGCCGGCTAACCGCCGGGATCGCCCACGAAATCCGCAATCCGCTGGGCGCAATCAGCCATGCCGCACAACTGCTGCTCGAGTCCGAAGCGCTGGACGCCCCCGACCGCCGGCTGACGCAGATCATCCAGGACCAGTCACGGCGCATGAACCTGGTGATCGAGAACGTCCTGCAATTGTCGCGGCGACGCCAGGCGGAGCCACAACTGCTCGACCTCAAATACTGGCTGCAGCGCTTCAGTGCCGAGTTGTGCGAAAGCCTGCGACCGGACCAGCAAATCCACGTGCAAATGGGCGACGGCAGCATCCAGACGCGCATGGACCCGAACCAGCTCACGCAGGTACTCGGCAATCTGGTGCAGAATGGCCTGCGCTACAGCGCCAAGCAGCACGGCAAGGGCCAGGTGTGGCTGAATCTGTTCCGCGACAGCGAGAGCGACCTGCCCGTCCTCGAGGTGCTCGACGACGGTCCCGGCATAGCGGAGGAGCAGCTGGGCAAGCTGTTCGAGCCGTTCTTCACCACCGAAAGCAAGGGCACGGGCCTCGGCCTGTACATTTCCCGGGAGCTGTGCGAAAGCAACCAGGCCCGCATCGACTTCAAGAACCGCGACGAGGGCGGTGGCTGCTTCCGCATCACCTTCGCCCACCCGCTCAAGCAAAGCTGA
- a CDS encoding PP0621 family protein, whose product MTRLLFWLILFALAWWFWRKATRPQRPAAKPRDEQAEPMVRCAQCGVHVPRAQALQNEQRWYCSQAHLQQDQTRHG is encoded by the coding sequence ATGACCCGACTGCTGTTCTGGCTCATCCTGTTCGCCCTGGCCTGGTGGTTCTGGCGCAAGGCGACACGCCCGCAGCGGCCTGCGGCGAAGCCCCGGGACGAGCAAGCCGAGCCCATGGTGCGCTGCGCCCAGTGCGGCGTGCACGTGCCGCGTGCCCAGGCGCTGCAGAACGAACAGCGCTGGTACTGCAGCCAGGCCCACCTGCAACAGGATCAGACCCGACATGGCTAA